One genomic segment of Hordeum vulgare subsp. vulgare chromosome 2H, MorexV3_pseudomolecules_assembly, whole genome shotgun sequence includes these proteins:
- the LOC123428315 gene encoding mevalonate kinase encodes MEIRARAPGKIILAGEHAVVHGSAAVAAAIDLYTQSSLHLPLPGEDGAGEVEVDLTDSGLAFSWPCSRLLEALGETCRKAELQAPRPCSPEELAAIARLVELHEIPEAKIWLSAGLSAFLYLYTSILGCRPGKVVVSSGLPMGAGLGSSAAFSVSLSGALLMAAGVVCAEGAVAGTEWQLLGKDHLELVNTWAFQGEKIIHGKPSGIDNAVSTFGSMIKFKKGELTNLKSGNPVKMLITDTRVGRNTKALVAGVSERASRHPDAMASVFHAVDTISEELSSIVELAATDEIAMTSKEEKLAELMEMNQGLLQCMGVSHSSIETVLRSTLKYNLVSKLTGAGGGGCVLTLIPTLLSKLVLEKVTTELESHGFRCFKVEVGGQGLQLHQG; translated from the exons ATGGAGATCCGCGCCCGAGCGCCCGGCAAGATCATCCTCGCCGGGGAGCACGCCGTCGTCCACGgctccgccgccgtcgccgccgccatcgACCTCTACACGCAGTCCTCCCTCCACCTGCCCCTACCAG GGGAGGACGGCGCCGGCGAAGTGGAGGTTGATCTGACGGACTCGGGCCTCGCCTTCTCCTGGCCATGCTCGCGCCTCCTCGAGGCGCTGGGGGAAACCTGCCGCAAGGCGGAGCTGCAGGCCCCGAGGCCCTGCTCCCCGGAGGAGCTGGCCGCCATTGCCAGGCTCGTGGAGCTGCACGAGATACCCGAGGCCAAGATCTGGCTTTCCGCCGGCCTCTCCGCGTTCCTTTACCTCTACACCTCCATCCTGGG GTGTAGGCCTGGGAAGGTCGTGGTGAGCTCGGGCCTGCCGATGGGCGCCGGGCTTGGTTCATCGGCTGCATTCTCTGTGTCCTTGTCAGGCGCGCTGTTGATGGCGGCGGGCGTGGTTTGTGCTGAGGGTGCCGTCGCCGGAACAGAGTGGCAGTTGTTGGGGAAGGATCATCTTGAGCTGGTTAACACGTGGGCGTTCCAAGGGGAAAAGATTATTCATGGCAAGCCTTCTGGCATTGACAACGCTGTCAGCACTTTTG GAAGCATGATCAAATTCAAGAAGGGAGAATTGACGAACCTCAAATCTGGCAATCCAGTCAAAATGCTCATTACTGATACAAGGGTTGGTAGGAACACCAAGGCTCTGGTTGCTGGTGTGTCTGAAAGAGCATCTAGGCACCCCGATGCTATGGCTTCCGTTTTCCATGCAGTGGACACTATAAGTGAAGAGCTTTCCAGCATTGTCGAGCTAGCTGCTACTGATGAGATAGCCATGACCTCAAAGGAAGAAAAGCTAGCAGAACTCATGGAGATGAACCAAGGTTTGCTCCAGTGCATGGGAGTCAGCCATTCTTCTATAGAAACCGTGTTGCGCTCGACATTGAAATATAACTTGGTCTCAAAGCTCACCGGAGCTGGTGGTGGAGGCTGTGTTTTGACGTTGATACCAACTC TGTTGTCCAAGTTAGTTTTGGAGAAGGTCACCACTGAGCTAGAATCGCATGGTTTCCGCTGCTTCAAAGTCGAGGTTGGTGGACAAGGGCTTCAGCTTCACCAAGGATAA